One region of Triticum aestivum cultivar Chinese Spring chromosome 6B, IWGSC CS RefSeq v2.1, whole genome shotgun sequence genomic DNA includes:
- the LOC123139436 gene encoding uncharacterized protein yields the protein MEISLDALLGVQRHGQDLAYRLVHGVSGLLLQLHVQTPPLKLLPFDIELPAAPFAVSVDLPAVAVVSFVEIGGLLGQAGPDLGGAVQHLSRQLPAPFRARRRKWEGGAATPTPAAAVDEGEAGLAAERAAEGGVALEGVGEGGSLEEVAAATGSAAAASAAGVGAEGAWSGDLFSGSGQVLPGRGILS from the exons ATGGAGATCTCCCTGGACGCGCTGTTGGGCGTGCAGCGGCACGGACAGGACCTGGCCTACCGCCTCGTGCATGGCGTCTCGGGGCTGCTGCTCCAACTCCACGTGCAGACGCCGCCGCTCAAGCTCCTCCCCTTCGACATCGAGCTCCCCGCTGCCCCCTTCGCAGTCAGCGTCGACCTCCCGGCCGTGGCCGTCGTGTCCTTCGTGGAGATCGGCGGCCTGCTCGGGCAGGCCGGGCCCGACCTCGGCGGCGCCGTGCAGCATCTGTCGCGGCAGCTTCCCGCGCCGTTCCGCGCGCGGCGCCGGAAGTGGGAAGGAGGCGCCGCGacgccgacgcccgcggcggcggTGGACGAGGGGGAAGCGGGGCTCGCCGCAGAAAGGGCTGCCGAGGGTGGGGTAGCCTTGGAGGGTGTCGGGGAAGGAGGCTCCCTTGAGGAGGTGGCTGCGGCCACTGGGAGTGCCGCTGCCGCCAGTGCGGCCGGGGTCGGGGCCGAGGGTGCTTGGTCGGGGGATCTGTTTTCGGGATCCGGGCAGGTGTTGCCTGGTCGG GGAATACtatcataa
- the LOC123138193 gene encoding probable beta-D-xylosidase 7 isoform X1 produces the protein MGRRTHVVLAAAAPALLLVVLQLHVAVAADPPFSCGAPSSAAFCDRRLPIEQRAGDLVSKLTLEEKISQLGDESPAVERLGVPAYKWWSEALHGVANAGRGVHLDGPLRAATSFPQVILTAASFNPHLWYRIGQVIGTEARGVYNNGQAEGLTFWAPNINVFRDPRWGRGQETPGEDPTMTGKYAAVFVRGVQGYGMSGAINSSDLEASACCKHFTAYDLENWKGVTRFAFDAKVTEQDLADTYNPPFKSCVEDGGASGIMCSYNRVNGVPTCADHNLLSKTARGDWSFNGYITSDCDAVAIIHDVQGYAKAPEDAVADVLKAGMDVNCGGYIQTHGVSAYQQGKITGEDIDRALRNLFAIRMRLGLFNGNPKYNRYGNIGADQVCKKEHQDLALQAAQDGIVLLKNDAGALPLSKSKVSSVAVIGPNGNNASLLLGNYFGPPCISVTPFQALQGYVKDATFVQGCNAAVCNVSNIGEAVHAASGADYVVLFMGLDQNQEREEVDRLELGLPGMQESLVNKVADAAKKPVILVLLCGGPVDVTFAKNNPKIGAIVWAGYPGQAGGIAIAQVLFGEHNPGGRLPVTWYPKEFTAVPMTDMRMRADPSTGYPGRTYRFYKGKTVYNFGYGLSYSKYSHRFASKGTKPPSMRGIEGLKATASAAGTVSYDVDEMGAEACDRLRFPAVVRVQNHGPMDGRHPVLLFLRWPNATDGRPASQLIGFQSVHLRADEAAHVEFEVSPCKHFSRAAEDGRKVIDQGSHFVKVGDDEFELSFMA, from the exons ATGGGACGTCGCACTCACGTCGTCCTAGCCGCCGCGGCGCCAGCGCTGCTGCTCGTCGTCCTCCAGCTGCACGTGGCCGTGGCCGCCGACCCGCCCTTCTCCTGCGGCGCGCCGTCGAGCGCGGCGTTCTGCGACCGTAGGCTGCCGATCGAGCAGCGGGCGGGGGACCTGGTGTCGAAGCTCACTCTCGAGGAGAAGATCTCGCAGCTCGGCGACGAGTCCCCGGCCGTGGAGCGGCTGGGCGTGCCGGCGTACAAGTGGTGGTCGGAGGCGCTGCACGGCGTCGCCAATGCCGGCCGCGGTGTCCACCTGGACGGCCCGCTCCGCGCCGCCACCAGCTTCCCGCAGGTCATCCTTACCGCCGCGTCCTTCAACCCGCACCTCTGGTACCGCATCGGCCAG GTGATCGGCACGGAGGCGCGGGGCGTGTACAACAACGGGCAGGCGGAGGGGCTGACCTTCTGGGCGCCCAACATCAACGTGTTCCGTGACCCGCGGTGGGGGCGGGGCCAGGAGACCCCCGGCGAGGACCCGACGATGACGGGCAAGTACGCGGCCGTGTTCGTCCGCGGCGTGCAGGGCTACGGCATGTCCGGCGCCATCAACTCCTCCGACCTGGAGGCCTCCGCCTGCTGCAAGCACTTCACCGCCTACGACCTCGAGAACTGGAAGGGCGTCACCCGCTTCGCCTTCGACGCGAAG GTGACGGAGCAGGACCTGGCGGACACGTACAACCCGCCGTTCAAGAGCTGCGTGGAGGACGGCGGCGCCAGCGGCATCATGTGCTCCTACAACCGCGTCAATGGCGTGCCCACCTGCGCCGACCACAACCTCCTCTCCAAGACCGCCAGAGGCGATTGGAGCTTCAACGG ATACATCACTTCGGACTGCGACGCCGTGGCCATCATCCACGACGTCCAGGGATATGCCAAGGCGCCAGAGGATGCGGTGGCAGATGTACTCAAGGCCG GTATGGACGTGAACTGCGGCGGCTACATCCAGACGCACGGCGTGTCGGCGTACCAGCAGGGCAAGATCACGGGGGAGGACATCGACCGGGCGCTCCGCAACCTCTTCGCCATCAGGATGAGGCTGGGCCTCTTCAACGGCAACCCAAAGTACAACCGGTACGGCAACATCGGCGCCGACCAGGTGTGCAAGAAGGAGCACCAGGACCTGGCCCTGCAGGCGGCGCAGGACGGCATCGTCCTGCTCAAGAACGACGCCGGCGCGCTGCCCCTCTCCAAGTCCAAGGTCTCCTCCGTCGCCGTCATCGGGCCCAATGGCAACAACGCGTCGCTGCTGCTCGGCAACTACTTCGGCCCGCCCTGCATCTCCGTCACGCCGTTCCAGGCGCTGCAGGGGTACGTCAAGGACGCGACGTTCGTCCAGGGGTGCAACGCCGCTGTCTGCAACGTGTCGAACATCGGCGAGGCGGTGCACGCGGCCAGCGGGGCGGACTACGTCGTGCTGTTCATGGGGCTGGATCAGAACcaggagagggaggaggtggatagGCTGGAGCTGGGGCTCCCCGGGATGCAGGAGAGCCTTGTCAACAAGGTTGCCGACGCGGCGAAGAAGCCGGTGATCTTGGTGCTGCTTTGCGGTGGCCCAGTGGACGTGACGTTCGCCAAGAACAATCCTAAGATCGGCGCCATTGTCTGGGCTGGTTACCCTGGCCAGGCTGGTGGCATTGCCATTGCCCAGGTCCTCTTCGGCGAGCACAACCCCG GCGGGAGGCTGCCGGTGACATGGTACCCGAAGGAGTTCACGGCGGTGCCGATGACAGACATGCGGATGCGCGCCGACCCGTCGACGGGCTACCCGGGGCGCACCTACAGGTTCTACAAGGGCAAGACCGTGTACAACTTCGGCTACGGCCTGAGCTACTCCAAGTACTCCCACCGCTTCGCGTCCAAGGGCACGaagccgccgtccatgaggggcatcgagggcctgaaggcgacggcgtcggcggcgggcACGGTGAGCTACGACGTGGACGAGATGGGCGCGGAGGCGTGCGACAGGCTCCGGTTCCCGGCGGTGGTGAGGGTGCAGAACCACGGGCCCATGGACGGCAGGCACCCGGTGCTGCTGTTCCTGCGGTGGCCGAACGCGACGGACGGGCGGCCCGCGAGCCAGCTCATCGGGTTCCAGAGCGTGCACCTGAGGGCGGACGAGGCCGCGCACGTGGAGTTCGAGGTGAGCCCCTGCAAGCACTTCAGCAGGGCGGCGGAGGACGGGCGCAAGGTGATCGACCAGGGGTCGCACTTCGTCAAGGTGGGCGACGACGAGTTCGAGTTGAGCTTCATGGCCTGA
- the LOC123138193 gene encoding probable beta-D-xylosidase 7 isoform X2, with protein MGRRTHAVPAAAAAALLLAFLHLHVAAAADPPFSCGAASAAPYCDRKLPIEQRAADLVSKLSLEEKISQLGDESPAVARLGVPAYKWWSEALHGVAWSKGMHLDGPLRAATSFPQVILTAASFNPHLWYRIGQVIGTEARGVYNNGQAEGLTFWAPNINVFRDPRWGRGQETPGEDPTMTGKYAAVFVRGVQGYGMSGAINSSDLEASACCKHFTAYDLENWKGVTRFAFDAKVTEQDLADTYNPPFKSCVEDGGASGIMCSYNRVNGVPTCADHNLLSKTARGDWSFNGYITSDCDAVAIIHDVQGYAKAPEDAVADVLKAGMDVNCGGYIQTHGVSAYQQGKITGEDIDRALRNLFAIRMRLGLFNGNPKYNRYGNIGADQVCKKEHQDLALQAAQDGIVLLKNDAGALPLSKSKVSSVAVIGPNGNNASLLLGNYFGPPCISVTPFQALQGYVKDATFVQGCNAAVCNVSNIGEAVHAASGADYVVLFMGLDQNQEREEVDRLELGLPGMQESLVNKVADAAKKPVILVLLCGGPVDVTFAKNNPKIGAIVWAGYPGQAGGIAIAQVLFGEHNPGGRLPVTWYPKEFTAVPMTDMRMRADPSTGYPGRTYRFYKGKTVYNFGYGLSYSKYSHRFASKGTKPPSMRGIEGLKATASAAGTVSYDVDEMGAEACDRLRFPAVVRVQNHGPMDGRHPVLLFLRWPNATDGRPASQLIGFQSVHLRADEAAHVEFEVSPCKHFSRAAEDGRKVIDQGSHFVKVGDDEFELSFMA; from the exons ATGGGACGCCGAACACACGCCGTGCCGGCGGCCGCGGCGGCAGCGCTGCTGCTCGCCTTCCTCCATCTTCACGTGGCCGCGGCCGCCGACCCGCCCTTCTCCTGCGGCGCGGCCTCGGCCGCGCCGTACTGCGACCGGAAGCTGCCGATCGAGCAGCGGGCGGCGGACCTGGTGTCGAAGCTGTCGCTGGAGGAGAAGATCTCGCAGCTGGGCGACGAGTCGCCGGCGGTGGCCCGGCTGGGCGTGCCGGCGTACAAGTGGTGGTCGGAGGCGCTGCACGGGGTGGCGTGGAGCAAGGGCATGCACCTGGACGGCCCGCTCCGCGCCGCCACCAGCTTCCCGCAGGTCATCCTCACCGCCGCGTCCTTCAACCCGCACCTCTGGTACCGCATCGGCCAG GTGATCGGCACGGAGGCGCGGGGCGTGTACAACAACGGGCAGGCGGAGGGGCTGACCTTCTGGGCGCCCAACATCAACGTGTTCCGTGACCCGCGGTGGGGGCGGGGCCAGGAGACCCCCGGCGAGGACCCGACGATGACGGGCAAGTACGCGGCCGTGTTCGTCCGCGGCGTGCAGGGCTACGGCATGTCCGGCGCCATCAACTCCTCCGACCTGGAGGCCTCCGCCTGCTGCAAGCACTTCACCGCCTACGACCTCGAGAACTGGAAGGGCGTCACCCGCTTCGCCTTCGACGCGAAG GTGACGGAGCAGGACCTGGCGGACACGTACAACCCGCCGTTCAAGAGCTGCGTGGAGGACGGCGGCGCCAGCGGCATCATGTGCTCCTACAACCGCGTCAATGGCGTGCCCACCTGCGCCGACCACAACCTCCTCTCCAAGACCGCCAGAGGCGATTGGAGCTTCAACGG ATACATCACTTCGGACTGCGACGCCGTGGCCATCATCCACGACGTCCAGGGATATGCCAAGGCGCCAGAGGATGCGGTGGCAGATGTACTCAAGGCCG GTATGGACGTGAACTGCGGCGGCTACATCCAGACGCACGGCGTGTCGGCGTACCAGCAGGGCAAGATCACGGGGGAGGACATCGACCGGGCGCTCCGCAACCTCTTCGCCATCAGGATGAGGCTGGGCCTCTTCAACGGCAACCCAAAGTACAACCGGTACGGCAACATCGGCGCCGACCAGGTGTGCAAGAAGGAGCACCAGGACCTGGCCCTGCAGGCGGCGCAGGACGGCATCGTCCTGCTCAAGAACGACGCCGGCGCGCTGCCCCTCTCCAAGTCCAAGGTCTCCTCCGTCGCCGTCATCGGGCCCAATGGCAACAACGCGTCGCTGCTGCTCGGCAACTACTTCGGCCCGCCCTGCATCTCCGTCACGCCGTTCCAGGCGCTGCAGGGGTACGTCAAGGACGCGACGTTCGTCCAGGGGTGCAACGCCGCTGTCTGCAACGTGTCGAACATCGGCGAGGCGGTGCACGCGGCCAGCGGGGCGGACTACGTCGTGCTGTTCATGGGGCTGGATCAGAACcaggagagggaggaggtggatagGCTGGAGCTGGGGCTCCCCGGGATGCAGGAGAGCCTTGTCAACAAGGTTGCCGACGCGGCGAAGAAGCCGGTGATCTTGGTGCTGCTTTGCGGTGGCCCAGTGGACGTGACGTTCGCCAAGAACAATCCTAAGATCGGCGCCATTGTCTGGGCTGGTTACCCTGGCCAGGCTGGTGGCATTGCCATTGCCCAGGTCCTCTTCGGCGAGCACAACCCCG GCGGGAGGCTGCCGGTGACATGGTACCCGAAGGAGTTCACGGCGGTGCCGATGACAGACATGCGGATGCGCGCCGACCCGTCGACGGGCTACCCGGGGCGCACCTACAGGTTCTACAAGGGCAAGACCGTGTACAACTTCGGCTACGGCCTGAGCTACTCCAAGTACTCCCACCGCTTCGCGTCCAAGGGCACGaagccgccgtccatgaggggcatcgagggcctgaaggcgacggcgtcggcggcgggcACGGTGAGCTACGACGTGGACGAGATGGGCGCGGAGGCGTGCGACAGGCTCCGGTTCCCGGCGGTGGTGAGGGTGCAGAACCACGGGCCCATGGACGGCAGGCACCCGGTGCTGCTGTTCCTGCGGTGGCCGAACGCGACGGACGGGCGGCCCGCGAGCCAGCTCATCGGGTTCCAGAGCGTGCACCTGAGGGCGGACGAGGCCGCGCACGTGGAGTTCGAGGTGAGCCCCTGCAAGCACTTCAGCAGGGCGGCGGAGGACGGGCGCAAGGTGATCGACCAGGGGTCGCACTTCGTCAAGGTGGGCGACGACGAGTTCGAGTTGAGCTTCATGGCCTGA